From the genome of Salvia splendens isolate huo1 chromosome 7, SspV2, whole genome shotgun sequence:
TACGACAAGCACACTTAGCTATCCATCTACTTTGGTGCACTCACTCACCAACTCTTGTGTACATTAACAAAATGGCCTAGTGCCTTTATATAGATGACTAAGTCGGTTTTTGTAACCGACATCACTAATCTAGAGAACTCTAGCTAATCTATtctatttaatataataatacaaaatatcTAATCTATTCCAATGTCGGTGGAACTCTCTAGATGTTAAGTAATCCTTTCATTTGTTAATTTAATCAATCCACCTCTCTCGGCTCTTCGTGAAGTCGGTGGAGCCTCTATGCTCAATAAGGTGGACGTAAAAATATGTCAAAATAAATTCTCACAATTGCTAAAAAAAATCACAGAATACAAACAAAATATTTGCAATTACAAATGGGAttggatttatttttaaaaattatttttttcctatCTCATCATTTTCTACCAATTCTTGAATGAGgctttcaattatgtattaagaATCAATAGTAGGACCATTTATTTCGAAACGTTGGGAGATTGTGTTACGCTGCTTATCATGCTCAATGCTACACAAGGCTGATCAACAGGTACCTgaaatcaaaccaaaaaaaaattaaatcatagaTACTTATAACTAAATTGATTTGGACCAAACACACATTTATTATAGGGTTTTTGGCTTTAAAAACCAAAAACTTTCACcaaattccggtttttcccacgaactatgAGATTGGTTTTTAAAACCACGAACTTTCACATTGTATGCCATTTCCCAACCCGACCCGAATAACACATTTCCGGTGCAGAAGTTGTCCAACTTGGACAGCCGCAGAAATGACATGGATGCCGGAAAACGACATCGTTTTACCCTCAATCAAGAATTAAAACACTTAAATGATCAATATCGatcaaaattaatcaaaatctCCTAAACCCTAAACGAAGTCGTCAGATTTTGTTCATCTTCATTACGTCTTCGGTTcgaattcagtcagattttggtttagggtttagggtttaggagattttgattaattttgatCATTTAAGTGTTTTAATTCTTGATTGAGggtaaaacgacgtcgtttttcGGCATCCATGTCATTTCTGCGGCTGTCCACGTTGGACAACTTCTGCACCGGAAATGTGTTATTCGGGTCGAGTTGGAAAATGACATACAATGTGAAAGTTTGTGGTTTTAAAAACCAATCTCATAGTTCGTGAGAAAAAAACGGAATTTGGTGAAAGTTTTTGGTTTTTAAAGCCAAAAACCCTTTATTATATGATCATAATTCAAAACAACTCAAGTGAATTTTTTGACAAGGACATGAGTTGACTGTCGGTGGATTTCATTATGTCATGGGCACTATTTGATTATCATACtataattttcatatttatttactATATTCAGTATATGTAGCAATAAATAGAGTGAGTTTACTTACAAAATGGCCAGCTCCAAGAATCCAATAGAAATGCAAATTTTGGTAGGATCTGGTGAAACCCTTTGTTATTCTCTCTTTCCCACAATACAATGGTGTTCTCTCCATGCTCAAGAAAGTTTTGATCCCACCCCAcctaaaatatataataaacattattattattattgcataaaaatatatacttgAGGTAACATATTATTCTTACTTGAGCTTTTCAACCCATGCTTCAGTTCCCTTGGTGGAGCAAATGACATCAAGCTACAAAAACACAACTTTATAATAACACACAAAAATCTATTCCAAAAATGAAATCAAGATTCAAAACACTCACTTGACCACTATAAATAGTTAGATTGACTCCTTTAGCAAGAAGCTGATCCACctacaaaaatacaaaacatttaacaaaaaaataaaaacatcatcAACACACTATTTTCTCTTCTTACCTCATCAATCCTAGGTTTCATGAAATCTCCTTCCAAAGCTGAAAAAACAGAATCTGATTGGCCTCCCCATCTATCAAAAACCATCATCACAATTGAGAAACTCAACTATGTCTTGAACAACAacaaaatgttaagaaaaaaatcAACTCACACAACACTTTTAGGTATCTTGAGCTTCTTCTTGATCACACCATTCATTAGTTTATCGATATCGCCATCCCCATCGGGTGTATCCTGCCTCAACGAATTCAGATACCTCGAGTATCGCCTGATCGAGATCTGCTGAGACAGCACAGAGGCTGACAAGGACACAGGGTCCATCCCAGAATCCAGCAAGAAATTATAGAAATCCTGAAAATCAGCATATTGTCCGAATCAATCTCAGTCGAACACTACCGATGTTTTTTAAGTCTGTGTTTTATTTTACCACTGAATTGCTGCTGAAACTGATAACACTTTCAAGATCACTCCATGATTCTGTTGCCTCAACAAACTTGCCTGTCTCAAGTTCTTGCTTAATTTGCTCAGCTAaactgtttttttttcatatattagTCATCAAAAAGTGCAAGAAATGTCTTGCCAAAATCATGAAATGCTATACCTGTTTGATTTCTTCAAGCCATTATTGTCCAGCCTTGAAACATCTTTCAAAAGGGGGCCCCATGAAAACTGCATAATCATGTGAAATTCACACATGCCTTAGATGTCACATGTTGCAAGAATCAAGAATCAAACAAACAAGACACACCACAAAATCTTCTGGTGAAATCCAGGTATCCCCCAATGCAATTCCTAtgaaacaaaatcaaaaaattctTCAACTCAAGAATATTAGTACAattcaagattcaatttttatccttttttttgggggggggggattTTCACACACATTTGCAGTTACCTCCAAGTTTGAGCTTCAATTTCCCAGCTTCAATTGCTTTGAGGGCAGTCAATCCAAGAGTGACAGCATATTTTCCACCATAAGATTCAGCCACAATGTAAAGAGGGCTTTTTTGGAGTGTCTGATTTCTATTGAAAATCTCAATTAAAAGTGTGGTTAGATCATCAGCTGCTTCATAATCAGTTTTCACCAACAAATCAAGATCCTCCACAAAACTGTATCCTGTCCCAACTGGATTATCCTACACAAAGAATCAAACCCCAAATCTCAAAATACATTTTCAAGAATCAAGATTGTGATATATGGATACTGAATAACATTCTCATTTCTCACCACAAATAGAAGATCAGCTTTCTTCAACCATGTTGAATTTCTTGGCTTCAAATATGAGTCCAAAGGCCCAATCTCCTCAAAATTCCCAATCCCAACCCCAGAAGCACCCTAATCAACAACCAATCACTATTTCAGTAAAAAggaatttcattttaaatttacgACCATTCAAAAAAGACTCACAGGTCCACCCTGAAGCCAGAGAATGATTGGCCAAGGCTTGTTTGGATCTTCAGTTCTATGTGGACTTCTGTAATACCACCAAAACATATGGGCTTCTGCTCATTACAGAGAGAGAGAATCAgaaaataaagtgaaaattGATAAACAGAGAAAATGGGAAAGAAAAAGATTGCATTTTGATTATTGTTCCATCATTTTTTCTTACTGGGCCTGACTTCAACATAGCCCCAAGATTCTGAGCCATCATCTGCTCTTACAGCTCTGACTGAAGATCCTTGAAGCAAGAAAAGGAGTGAAAGAAGAAGAGATAAAACAACATGGGACTTCCCCATTTGTAATAAAAAGAAGTGGGATTCTTGCAGAAATGTGGAGGTGAAACTGTGGGACTTATATTGTGAAACAAAGGACTGCCATTGGTGATGACCTCTCACTTCTTGTCTCTGACTCCAACTGACTTTTAATTTTACGAgtattttaattctctttcactgaaaatgaaaaaaagaagagaaatccCAAATAAAAAGAATTCAGAAAGTTTGACTTTACAGAGGAAATATCACAACTTATCAGTCAATCAAGTAAGAGTTTTTTCTGAAGATCTGCTCAGTTTTTTTTGTAGTCATCAATAATTTCCAAAACTAATAAATGAGCAGtgattaattgtggggaaaatgGGACCTTTAATTGTACAtatgtactattttttttattaagtgtgtgtaggtataaatttgattaattaatactattcTGAATAAAAAGGAAGGGTAAaattatggaaattggaagaAGGAAGACATGTTAGTTGTTACTATATTCAtgctttaatttgttttatattgCAATTTTTTTGTATTAAGTAACAGAATGCAGAATTTCATCGAGATATATGCATTGATGCACATGCAATCTGGCTGGCATAATTAATTATTGGTATATGTACGTATACATTGAGAGTATCATTATTGATATATCGTAAACAATTATATATCAATGTGGATATTCCACAAATTAGGGTAGATTTTTTTTGGAGATCACAAGGAATAATTACTATTTTAGACTTTTAGTATgtgacattaattttaaaagtaGCCAAAGCTATAACATTGTAGTCACACTTTGCTGCTAAAAAAGTGAAATTCTATTTACATAGACATCAGTTTAATCATTGTGCTTCTGAGCAAATTCCACAAAAGAAGCTCGAggaaaatgataaagtaaagattaaaaaaaatactactaattcCCAAACTTGGtcaaaattaaatatgttgaaTTTCTGAATGTTAAATAACactttttattactataaatctCGTAAATGCTGTAAATGTATATTACTACTAATTTAGTAATCTATTCTGAGTAGTagcattattttatattttcgaTTTTTCCAATTATGTGGGGGCTTGAGCCTGGGTTTTTCCATTGATCCCTTGGACTTTTGGATGTAAACAAAATTCTAAATATCTTATTAGTGAGACAgaaaatcaaatttttatattttaagaaatgcatATTCATAATATATTACTTTTATTGATATGTAAATAAGTAAATGTGGATTAGTTAGGCTTGCTCGAAGAAGATCTTGAGTGTGCAGATACACTTTTCATACAGTAGTGTATGGGTAGATTTCAATTAAAAGATTTTGGACTCAATTTGAATAGTATTCTTGTTtagtaaacaaataaaaatgctTTGTGATCCCCACTTTTTAAagtatttaattttcaattatgCCATAAATATCGTCGCCAACAACAGATAAATTGGAATTTGGACTGCAATTGGCTTTTTGTCAATTGTTTTTTATTCACTCTATTAACTTAATTAGGTTTCTTCTCTTTGATTTGGTTTGTCATTTCCCTTTGTTCGTAGCACTAATAATTACAACTATAGCACATAATTATGGTTTTGTCATATTTACTACTAACACGcataattatttgattttgcttTGTCATTTTGTTTTGTTCATACCCTAGACAAGTGATTCGATCTGGTttcattaattatattttgtttttattaatgatTTAACAACATATAGCTAGTACCttatttattgatataaatattaatttaaatttttatttattgatataTAAATACTATTAATAATAAAGCTATCATTTGCAGCTCAAGAACAGTTCTTGAAATACTTCTATGaattaatgtttataataaCTGTAATTATTTCTGAATGATTGTTTTCACGTGTATCACTTAATTAATCCAGTAAGTacaagaataaagtaaaagtaaaagaatggcaacaattattttaaaataacttTCACATTAAAGTTTGTAGGTACAAGATCGTAGTTATTTCTGGTTACTGAGTGATACTTTTTCCAAATGAAGATGATTATTACTCTCTATAAACTAAAAGTGCAAAATGATTTCATTATAGAATATTTTATAAGCCACAAGTCACAACAATTTGCATGATTGAATTTATTTCATGTATGCATTATTTGGTTAGTAGTGTATTACTAGGACTTTTATTTGGTATACCACTAGGAATTATTGCAGCAAAGTCCCagtgtttttttataattattttcgCATAAATGTCTGTTAATTACAAAGGTAGAGTAGCAAAAATACAAGAGATGTAATTAATATTAACAGAGtaagaattaatattaaatataagaaGATTATCAAGTTGAGAAtctaattttatctttatatatAGCTAAAATTGGGCTACTTATAATCATATAATACGACATTAAAATTAGTCAAATCAAATATCTCAGTAACTATTTATAACCAACTAATTAATTAGCCAAATTATATGTAAACTAAGTTCGGTTAATTATATGTTAAAATAGCGAATAAAAGAACCTATTTCATTATAACCTTTCATTTTGAGAAGCTGAATAAAAAAATGGacgtgaaaataaaatatgaacgAATAACACATTATAtaggattttaagaaataagaATGGTTACATATATAGGAGAAAGAATCACTTTGAATCCAAGATTCTTATTGAAAAATTGCTCAATCCAAGAATCAACAAGCTAATAATATAAAATGAGGCCTAAAGCACTTCAGTTGATGAAAAAAACATCCAACAACTAACAAACGGAATCCAAAACCACTACTTAGAAGACCAACTTACCTCAAAATCAAACAAGCCCTAACAAAATCAAAAGGTCAATGAAGAGAATATAGAGAAATCATATAAGATAGTATATAATATGTAATGGGCATTACTCACTCTTTGTCCCATTCATTATCTCCACTCTCAAGcctactcttttcttttcttttcttttcttttcttttcttttcttttcttttcctttccttttcatgtttttttctaGTACTCTAAATTACAGTTATAACTAAAGGAAATTATTTGAGAtatgtaataatggagtgctcatttcagttggaagaagctcggctagaaaggagttcggtaagctcggcttaccgagctggaactagcctggaactagccgagaagaagaaggcagaagtcggtaagctcagcggtaaggaagctcggtaaggaagctcggtaaggaagctcggcgttgagctggaatgagccgagaaggaagagttcggttgtaagccgagaaggagttcggtcttgagccgaggaaggagttcggtcttaaaccgagaaggaagaagcaacctagccgaactagccgttggagcagcagttagttagctgagatgtagcggttattcttcttgctttcttgattcttcttgtagttagttagtagcagttgctacttgattatagagcttaaatagctcaccgtgtatgtagtttagagtagagtttaatcaataaagagttttccagttttctctccaagattatcatcttcaatactcaaagtgtgagtgtgtgtgttttctgcattgtgtgatctcatacaacagtgagtgtgtgtgtgatcttattgagtgtgtgaaagccttgtgtgtgcgaatcctaacaagtggcgccgtctgtgggaaagggatattgaaactgatttgcagaggatcaaacggtttcagagatggcagcaaggcttgatgcagaaaagttcacaggcaagaatgattatggcctgtggaagatgaagatgaaggcggttttaattcaacaaggcttggcggcagttcttgcaaaaccagaggagaaaggaaaggctccagtgcttgatgaaaaagctcaggcaaagatggaggaaatgcagctcaaggcacattctgcagtgattctgtgccttggagataaggtcttgagggaagttcaagaagccaagactgcggtggagatcttggacaagttagatgaagtttacttggccaaatccttggctaaccggctgtatctcaagaagaggctgtatgcctatagtttctctggagataggtccatcattgagcagctagaggagttcaacaagatcattgatgacctgggatctgttgatgtcaagatctcagatgaggataaggccattctcaccttgaatgccttgcctagctcgtatgaccagctaagtgatgcaattatctatggaagagataaacctatcacctatgcagaagtctattcagccttgatggccaaagaactccagaagacagccaacagaggctctgcaagctccaatgttcaagctgcagaggccttgaatgtgaagaagttcaagaagcagaacttcaagaagaagtttgagggccctaaaccctcaagttcagatgctcagaaggaaaccagagcttgctattggtgcaagaaacctggacatttgaagaaagattgtcatgcatggaagagaaagatggcctctgagggacacaatcaatctgattgtgtggagagtgctgatcccccggctcaactcatgaatatcagtgatagtggggtcagtcataggtggataatggactcggggtgcagcttccatatgtgccccaatagaagctggtttcatgatcttcaagaagcatcgggtacggttgttcttggtaataaccacatttgtcagatcaaaggaatagggaaggtaaagctaagcctacaagatggctctataaagatcctaactggggtgaggtatattccagaagtaaagaggaacctcatctcattgggaatgctggaacagaaagggttcaccatattgatgagtcaaggaaaattgtttgtgaaatctggagatgcagtgatgatggaggctgacagagagcatattctctattatctgaaggctaaggctgttgatggagaaagcaatgcagtgtcagatgattccataatgctatggcacaagagattgggccacccagccgaaggaagcttgaaagaactcatcaagaagggtctgatctctggataTTTCAACAaaatggacccctgtgagcaatgtatacttggaaaggctaagaaggcaccctatcctacaggtattcactcttctacagcccctttagactacatacatagtgatctttgggggccttcaccggtgtgttcaattggtggaggaaagtattatctagctatcattgatgactatacaaggaagttgtgggtatatattcttaaagaaaaatctgaaacactcacaaagttcaaaatatggtgtaaggaggttgagctagagaagggtagaagtgttaaatgcttaaggacagacaatggcctagagttcttgtctgctgagtttgatctgttttgtaaagagaagggtatgaagaggcaccggactgttcctggtaatcctcagcaaaatggtgttgtggaaaggatgaataggacaatcctagagagggtgaggtgcctacttcttgggtctggtttgagcagcagattctggggtgaggctgtgtatacagcagcctatctcatcaataaatgcccatctactgccctgaaatctgaaactcctgattacatgtggtatggagctcatagtgactactcaaaatacaaggtgtttgggtgtgtggcctatgctcatgctaggcaaagtaagcttgaagctagggctctgaaatgtatcttgctggggtatcagaggggtgttaaggggtataggctctggtgtattgagcccggtaagcagaaggtcttggtgagtagggatgtggtgttcttggaggatcagatgccatacctgaaagataagctggactccagtgaagatgagggtgatttcttcaaggtggagcctgtgggggttggcctaggagcaggtggagttattgactcagggagtgagtctgattcagataaagaagaggctccaactcagggcaaccaggctggtgagtctatatcagactctatcagagactatcagcttgcaagggacagagttagaagagaaacaaggccaccaacaaagttctctgatgttgtgtattatgctctgtgtgcagctgaaggtattgatggtgcagatccactcacatataaagaagctatgcagagtaaagatagagaaagatggattgaagccatgaatgaggaaatagagtctttact
Proteins encoded in this window:
- the LOC121742526 gene encoding serine carboxypeptidase-like 51, with translation MGKSHVVLSLLLSLLFLLQGSSVRAVRADDGSESWGYVEVRPKAHMFWWYYRSPHRTEDPNKPWPIILWLQGGPGASGVGIGNFEEIGPLDSYLKPRNSTWLKKADLLFVDNPVGTGYSFVEDLDLLVKTDYEAADDLTTLLIEIFNRNQTLQKSPLYIVAESYGGKYAVTLGLTALKAIEAGKLKLKLGGIALGDTWISPEDFVFSWGPLLKDVSRLDNNGLKKSNSLAEQIKQELETGKFVEATESWSDLESVISFSSNSVDFYNFLLDSGMDPVSLSASVLSQQISIRRYSRYLNSLRQDTPDGDGDIDKLMNGVIKKKLKIPKSVVWGGQSDSVFSALEGDFMKPRIDEVDQLLAKGVNLTIYSGQLDVICSTKGTEAWVEKLKWGGIKTFLSMERTPLYCGKERITKGFTRSYQNLHFYWILGAGHFVPVDQPCVALSMISSVTQSPNVSK